CGGTAGTAGGACTCGTCCGGCAGCCCGAGGCCGCCCTGCACGAGGTGGAAGAGGTAGCGGTCGGAGTCCTTGTTGTCGGTGGCGATGTAGCTGCCGAAGAGGCCGTGCCCGCCGATCCGCTCGAACTCGCCGAGGAACGCCGCCAGGTCGCGGGTGTCGCGCAGGGCGGCGACCGCGTCGATCAGCGGCCGCACGGGCCGCAGACCGCGGTGGTTGATGGTCTCGGTGTCCATGAACGACGCGTAGAGGTCGTGGATCTTGCGCGCCTCGTCGTCCAGCGACGCCGGATCGGCGGACGCGATGTCCTCGATGATCCGGCGGACCTGCTCCTCGGCCACGTCGGCCAGCTGGACGAAGGGTCCCCAGCTCGAGCGGTCCGAGGGATCTCGGTCTCGTCGAGCCACCGCCCGTTCCCGTGTCCGAAGAGGTCGTCCTGGGGACGGATGTCGGGGGTTCATGCCCGGTCGGGCGTCATCCAGCATGCTCACGGGACCGACCGTAACCGATCGGTCAGTCGCGCACCCGGACGACCGGACTTGCCGAGGGTGCGGCGTTCGTCCATGTCGACCAGCGCCTGTCCGAAGTCCTCGAGCGCGTACGTCGCCCCGATCGGCGGCTTGATGACGCCCGACTCCATCATCGGCAGGATCTCGGCCCACTGCTCGTGCATGTAGCCCGGCCGCATCATCGCGTAGGCGCCCCAGCCGACGCCGCGGACGTCGATGTTGTTGAGGAGGAGCCGGTTGACCTTGACCTCGGGGATGCCCTGGCCGGACGCGAAGCCGACGACCAGCAGCCGCCCCTGCGCCCCGAGCACCCGCAGCGAGTCGGTGAAGGCGTCGCCGCCGACCACGTCGAGGACGATGTCGACGCCCCGGCCCCCGGTCAGCTCCATGACCTTGTCCTTGAAGTCGTCGGAGCAGCACCGCCTCGTCGGCGCCGGCGTCGAGGGCGACCTTGGCCTTCTCCTCGGTCGAGACGACCGCGATCGTGCGGGCGCCGTAGCCCTTCGCGACCTGGATGGTCGCGGTGCCGACGCCACCGGCCGCGCCGTGCACGAGCACGGTCTCGCCGGCCTTCACGTCGCCGCGCTCGGCCAGCGCGAACTGCGCGGTCAGGTAGTTCATGGGCAGCGCAGCCCCCTCGTCGAGGCTGATCGAGTCCGGCAGTGCGAACGTCGAGACCCGCCGGGTTGCTGACCAGCTCACCGGCAGCGCCGTACGGCGCCACCCCGGCGACCCGCGTCCCCGGAGCGAGCCCGCCGCCGGACACCACGACCCCGCGAAGTCCACGCCGAGGGTGAAGGGCGGCTCGGGCTTGAGCTGGTACTGCCCCTTGCTCAGCAGCAGGTCGGGGAAGGAGATGCCGACGCGGTGCCCTCGACGAGCACGTCGTCGGGGCCGGGCGTCGGCTCGGCGACGTCGCGGATCTCGAGATCGCTGGGACCGGTGGGCGTGATGACCTGGACGGCGCGCATGCCCGGCACGCTACCGACCGGGGCCCGCTCGCCGACCGGCCCATCCGATCCGCGAGCGGCTCCGAACGGGCTACGTGAGGATCGACGACGCCGTCCGGGCCGGGCTCATGCACGCACTCGCCCGCTTCACCCGTCCGCTATGGCGACGAGCTCCGCTTCGCCGGCGAGGACCTGCCGAAGCCGGAGAAGGTCCGCGTGCCCACGCGCTACGGCCACGTGCCGGTCCACCTCTACCGCCCGGTCCGCGCGGCCCGGCGCGCCCTCGGCGCCTACGTGCACTTCCACGGCGGCGCCTTCCTGATGCGCTACCCACAGATGGACGACTTCTGGTGCCGGTACGTCGCCTCCCGGGCGGGCGTCGTGGTCGCCAACGTCGACTTCCGCGCCGGCCCCTACGTGCGGTACCCCGTCGCCCAGCACGAGGCCCACGACGCCGCCGCCCACCTCGCCACCCGCGGCAGTGACCACGGCATCGACGGGACCCGCGTCGCCGTCGGCGGCCTCTCGTCCGGCGGGGCGCTGGCCGCCGCCACCTGTCTGCAGGCGCGCGAACCGCGGCTCCTTCGCCCCGGTCCTCCAGGTGCTCGGCGTCCCGGCCCTCGACATGGCCACCGCCGTCGACACCGGGGCGCCCGGGATGATCTCGCCCGCCCTGCGCAGGCTCGTGCGCCGGGTCTACTTCCCCGACCCCGCGACCCGTGCGGACCCCTACGCCTCGCCGCTGCTGACCGACACCGTGCGGGGGCTGCCGCCCGCGGTCGTCCTCACCGCTGAGCGGGACACCCTGCGTCCCGACGGCGACAAGTACGCCGCCCGGCTGCGCAACGCCGGGATCGAGGTCGTCTCCGACATGACGCCGGGTGCCGACCACTACTTCCTCTCGCACGACCTCGACCGGGCGCGACGGACCATGGAGATGGTCGCCGGACAGATCAGGCGTCGTACGTCGCCCGCCTGAGACTCACGCGTGGATTCAGCGGGGGTCGACCAGCGAGTTCATCTCGAAGTGCATCGGGTCGGTGTAGTGCCACCGGCCGCCCCAGGTGAAGCCCCACTTCTCGAAGATCGCGACGACCTGGCGGTCCATCTCGCCGACGGTGCCGCGCTGGTTGCCGGGCACGTTGAGGTCGAGGGCGAGCCCGAAGGAGTGGTTGGACAGCGTGGTCGTGCCGGCGATGAAGCGCGGGTAGTAGCAGCCGGCGTACTCGTCGGGGTGGATCTTGTCGGCCAGCCCCTGGTCGACGACCTCGTTGAGCGCGGCGGTGAGCTGCGGGAAGAGCAGCCGGTTGCAGGTGACGCTGCCCAGGATCGGGACCTGCTGGGTGGCGATGTGGGAGGCGACCCACGAGGCCTCCGGTGCGATCCGGCCGCCGCCGAGCACGGTGTAGTTGAAGGTGCCGACCGCGTCGGCGACCGAGCCGACGAGGAACGCCGTCTGCTTCGCGTGGATGTCCAGGCCGGCGCGCGCGACGATGTCGAGGCTCTGGACCGACGCGGTCGTGCCGGCGACCTTCTCGACGGGCTTGCGCAGCGAGGACGGCGACGTGCTGCCGGTGTAGATCAGCAGCGCGTTGTCCTTCTTCATGCCCAGCGAGTCGGCCCACTTCTCGTTGACGACGGCGTCGATGGCGTTGGGGATCTGCGGCGCGAACGCCCCGACGTGCAGCTCGGGGGCGTCCTTGCTGGAGCCGAGCTGGAGGTAGCCCTTGCCGGTGATCGGCAGCCGCTTCTTCAGCTCC
The DNA window shown above is from Nocardioides ginsengisegetis and carries:
- a CDS encoding alpha/beta hydrolase fold domain-containing protein — translated: MTTASTGPASPSAASRPAGRWPPPPVCRRANRGSFAPVLQVLGVPALDMATAVDTGAPGMISPALRRLVRRVYFPDPATRADPYASPLLTDTVRGLPPAVVLTAERDTLRPDGDKYAARLRNAGIEVVSDMTPGADHYFLSHDLDRARRTMEMVAGQIRRRTSPA
- a CDS encoding zinc-binding dehydrogenase, with the protein product MELTGGRGVDIVLDVVGGDAFTDSLRVLGAQGRLLVVGFASGQGIPEVKVNRLLLNNIDVRGVGWGAYAMMRPGYMHEQWAEILPMMESGVIKPPIGATYALEDFGQALVDMDERRTLGKSGRPGARLTDRLRSVP
- a CDS encoding M15 family metallopeptidase; its protein translation is MRNARALAALLLPLALLTTAGCDGKAAAHDPATSPAAATSGAGDPGTSPSNSTSPVADADHAVDPPGKLSGRLYAADMLVYSQDTLSPAVVKRIQHLKGVTRVESLSMAQVSIENHALNVAAVDAGTYRNWTPYASATTQAVWDRVAGGEVALLPELKKRLPITGKGYLQLGSSKDAPELHVGAFAPQIPNAIDAVVNEKWADSLGMKKDNALLIYTGSTSPSSLRKPVEKVAGTTASVQSLDIVARAGLDIHAKQTAFLVGSVADAVGTFNYTVLGGGRIAPEASWVASHIATQQVPILGSVTCNRLLFPQLTAALNEVVDQGLADKIHPDEYAGCYYPRFIAGTTTLSNHSFGLALDLNVPGNQRGTVGEMDRQVVAIFEKWGFTWGGRWHYTDPMHFEMNSLVDPR